The genomic stretch ccatagcatagcatagtaaagtaaagtatggtacagcacagcacagcatagtatagtatatcaTTGCAGGgcatagtacagtatagtatagtatagtacagtacagtatagtatagtacagtatagtacagtatagtatagtatagtatagtatagtacagtaaagtatagtatagtatagtatagtatagtatagtatagtatagtatagtatagtatagtgcagtacagcatagcatagcatagcatagtaaagtaaagtatggtacagcacagcacagtgtagtgtagtatagtatatcATTGAAGgcatagtacagtatagtacagtatagtatagtacagtatagtatagtacagtacagtacagtacagaacagtatagtttagtatagtatagtacagtaagcagttaaggaaaaaaaaacaaaaagtgaaatTAAATTTGTATTAAACAATCTTTTCCAGGGTTGACTGGAAAACACTAGAACAGTACGGTTCATATAAGGTTTTGTGGCACTGGTCAATTGATTGACAATAGAGTTCCCataaaacagataaaatgttaaaattgttttaaaaaataaccaaaGTGATTGAGAGAAACTGTATATGATCTGTTCAATCATCTGTTGTTTTGgctttgtgttttatgtttgtcCGAGATTTTTTTGAGACTTTTTGTTTTGACAGCACTGTATTGTGTTGATGCTGAGGATGTGGTGCAGTGTAGGTGTGGTATGAAGATGAATGTGTTAGCATAGCGTGCTAAGGCGGCAACATGCTGAGTGACATCCAGCAGGTGAGCATCTACTCTATCAAATGACAAGCATCTACAGCAGCAGCCCATCTGCTTAGCATAACCTCATTCTCCAGCAAGGTACCGCCTTACAGATGGTCAAAGCCCTGCTTCTCCCACTGAGCACAAATTGAatctcatatacacacaaacacacatttttgtgtaTTGGTGATGTTCTGGCTAACAATGGAGCCACACAGTTTAAGACAGAAAAATCCATGAAAACAGAACTTCGAGCTGCTGGAATGGATCAATAGAGAAAGGTTAGGCTCAGTAGTGGTGAACTTAAAGATTTGTCAATATGTTTCACCTCCATCTGTGAGGCACAATCATCCATCTATTCAAGTCTGAGTTTGCATCAGAAACTTCCAGAAGCAGATAAAAGTATACTGTAGGTTTGGATGAAGCAGACTAAATGTTCAGTACTGTAATGTTGCTCAGATTATTACTGTGAgcagcagctacacacacacacacacacacacacacacacacacacacacacacacacacacacacacagacacgaatacatacacacacatatatatatacacacacagacaaataaacacacaaacataaaaacacagacacaaatacacacacacagagaaaagcataaaaacagagacctatacacacacatgcacattcacacacacacacacacacacatacacacacacacacacacacacacacacacatacacacacacacacacacacataaaaacacagacacataaaaacacagacactaatccacacacatatatacacacataaaaacacagacactaatacacacatatatacacacacacagacaaataaacacacaaacataaacacacacacacacacacacacacacacacacacacacacacacacacacacacacacattgcacaatttacttttattcactcatctctctctactGACCTCTACTGAGAcacaggtattttttttttttacacctttcCTGAGTCATTTGATCAGTTTCCATCTCAGATATTGAGCACCGAAGATAACATTTTGATCCAAAACCTgttctagttttttttcttactcaTCATCAACATTCTTACTCATCGTCAACATTTTGTGCAACCATTTCCATGATTTATGTCTAcgtatttttaaatctttcctCCTTCATAGATTACATTGACTCTCATCTATGGTTAAGGtgcccctttctctctctctctctctctctctctctctctctctctctctctctctctctctctctctctctctctctctctctcactcacacacacacacacacacacacacacacacacacacacacacacacacacacacacacacacacacacacacacacacacacctcctctctcGTCTCAAACTTCAGCATCATTACCTGCTGTGAATTTAATGAATTGAATGGTCTTATGGACTCCAAAAGGTCTTATGCATAAGATCacgtatacacactcacacacacacacacacacacacacacacacacacacacacacacacacacacacacacacacacacacacacacacacacacacacacacacacacacacacacacatgtattgtATAATCGGTGATTAAGCTGAGAAATAATTGCAATTAGGAATGGTTTAAAGATTAGTTGTGATGATGTACATTAGTTAGGATATTTCTTTCTTCCTGCAAAATCGGACCCTGTATTTTAGATCATCACTGACAAATATATAGTCACAAAAGCTTTATTTTACTAACTAGTCTCCTTAATGAACAAATCACTTCAGAAAACTTTCACTAATGATTCATGATGGTAAAGATTATCCTTTATGGCAGAATGTCAAATTAGAAGCAAGTAGAAGCAAGAAGCAACTAAAATCAACTAACTATAAAATCTGTACCAAGtgaattagattaaaaaaaaggatgaaatcATTTAACTAAATACATGTTCACATTACCATGGCAGTAAGGGTTATCCTGGCAGTTTCCTCTCCTCAGTACACAGCTACGATGTTATACTATGAATTATGATCTGTCTGCAAGGTGAGGTATCTATGTGAAAAGTGTTGTTACAGTTAGCCTTCGcattttaaattattcaaaTGACAACATTCAATGACTAGGAAAGCCTGTTTCGGATATACTGTTTCTACTGTATCCAACCTTAACAGATACTGATTTATCATGAAAAGGGTCTAGCGATTCCCCTGTTTTGTGGTATGTCCAAATCCCACAATtccatataaaaacaaaatggttttatatttaaattcacTATATTTTTGTACTCTTTAAtgcttaatatttttaattttttatttctttattatttctgcAATGTCACTGTCATGTATTGTCATGGCTCATTTGGTAAGatctaatactaatactaagcTAAATTTCTGCACATACATATGGTCGCAGGTCTATCATGAAGTTCTCGAATGAAAGTTTACAAGGAAAACCCCATAAAGTGTCTCATTAAGTTCACATTCGATTCATTAGATTCTTTCAAATGATATTCCCTCAAGCTGGGTTTTGATGATGGTGACAGATGTGATGTGAGTTGAACATAAATCCTTCAACTGTGAAAACCATAATGTATGATTTACATAATTTGGTTGTGGATAAGGAGGTTTTTATTCTGGAAGAGAGCACTTCTATTAGGAGGATTAAAGCTGATCAGACCAATGAGAAGAACTGGttattgatttgcagtgaccCTTCCATCAAAGGAAACTAGGACAGAAAACAGCTACCATTTTCCCATTAATTTTGGCATTCATGTGTTTGTAAAAGCTTATGAAAATCGCTTGCcaatttaatttgaattaaaaaaacagaaagttgaTGTTCTTTTATCTTTCAgcaaaaaaagcttttcattaTTAAAGCACTAAAAGACCTATTTGTCCCTGCATCCATCCAAAAATCAGATTAATAGAATTGATAGATTAATCTGACAAAATGTGTTATGTACCATAGAAATTTATGATAGGTGCAGTGTTAATTATACCACATGGGTTTCCCTAATGACCTTTGGTGACTCAGAAGGGTCAAGGACTCCTGATATCCAGCCAGACAAGAGTCAGCAAATACCACGGCTCTCAGGTAACAACATCCAATAACAGTGCAGTGACCCTGAAAGGATGCTGGTCAGCGGATGCAGCGGAAGAAcgagagaaagacagtgagaaagagTTAGAGTTAGAGGGTggggggatagagagagagagagacagacagacagacagacagacagacagacagacagacagacagacagatggacacagatacaacagacagaaatagagaaggaggcagagagacagacagacagacagacagacagacagagagagagagagagagagagtgagagagagaggacagacagacagacagacagacagacagtcagacagatggacacagagaaagtagacagagagagaaagaaggaggcagagagagagagagagagagagagagagagagagagagagagagagagagagagagatgcagacagacagaatgagaaacatatagcagacagacagacagacagacagacaaacaggcaggcaggcagacagagcgagagaaagagacagacagacagacagacagacagacacagagaaagcagacagagcgagagaaggaggcagagagagagacagtcagacagacagactgacagacagacagacagaatgagagacacatagcaggcagacagagcaagagagacagacagaaagagaaacagagagaaaaactgacagagagagagagaacacggTTGGACAGTGTGTGCTCTGTGAGAAGAATAAAGAGAGATCTTTTTCTAGCAATGTACAGTATCTGTTTCACCTCAGATGAAGAAAGAGCATGTTGACTTTGTAAGTGCAGTTTAGAGCGTACACTGACAGGATGTGTTTGAGTCTTGCTTTTCATCCAGTCCTAAGAAAGATTAGTCGATAAAAGTAAGCTCTATAAGTCTATATGCAGAGTTATTATACCTTTATGTATTTTGAGAGACTATTGAAATGACACTCAGGCAATTTATGAATATGAAATTCATAACAGAATTTCTCCCATAAAACCTTGTCCTTAATTCCGGGGCAACAGCATACTGATTACTGAAAGTAAAGctaaataatcaataatgcaaatgtaatgtaaatataacaaataacagATTAATACATGAGTCCGCATTGTTGTTATGCCTGTTGCCACTGTGTAAAGGTGATGTCAGTTTAATAAAAGTACTTGTCAGGCTTATATGGGTAAATCTTTACCTGATTTTAGTACATTTAGTTCAATCCGTTAACTACATGCTTAATGTTATTTGCTAATCATAACACAATGAAGaaatataaaactaataaattCAGCTTCATAATATCATAGGTTTAGTATTTTCACTACAGTTATACAGTCAGGTTTTGCCATCTAGTGGCTCTGAGTTAACACACTAGGATTCAGGGCTGGTGTGTACTCAGGATCAcattatgattataattattataatgcaCTTCATATTATAAACACTTCAGGTGGCAAATCACAGACCACCATATATCAGCCATAAAATACAGATGATAATGAAGGGGCAAATAAAGATCATCTTACATACAGAAACAGAGATTTATGAGAAGAGAATTTGATGATGCCAATTTCAACTTGTAATAAAATTGAAGTGTTTTCTTAGAAATATCTTATAGAATTTCTCAACTTTACTGATGACATTATTTGTAGGTAACAGCTCGCTAACTGTATATAAGAAAACCAAATTACAGGATTATGGCATACCCTTGCATATGAAATATATGAACAGGTACCAATCTCATTTGCTACAAGTTATTCATCATACATTTTTTACtagtaaaacataaaaatggtTAATAATAATGGTCATACTTTCTCTGTGCTTCTCTGTTCAAGTGTAAAATTATAGCAAGAAGATGGTTTTAAATAGAAACTGCTATTAATACACAAGGCCAAGACTGgctttaaattatatttaaaaggcCTCCTAAATGGATAGAAAGCATAATTAAACCTCAGGCTTTGAGatattatttaaagtaaatggaGGAAATCTCACTGTTCTGTCAGACTGATCGAGTGGTCATTGTttattacaaatacatttagATGCCAAAGCTAGTTACAACAGGCAGTTTGATATGTTTATTTGAGGACATTCTTGCTAACTTGTTTGCTATATTTGTCTTAGCTTGAAAATTAGCCAGCTAGTAAAGTCAGCTGGTGAGCTATCGGTAACAATCAACAAGTTTcaggtttattgtcatgtgcatAAAGAGTATTTTATACACTCGAGTACCTTGTTCACTTCTACCCAGATAAAGTGCAAAAAAGATAATGAAATGTGATTAAATGGAGAGTTGtattgcatatacagtattctAAATGATTATTGTATTCTAagcaagtgaagaaaaaaaaacaagttagatCATATTGAAATGCTTTATCTAATATTAAACAGcaatatttcagtatttcatGTTGTTTATGAGAAGCTCGCCTGTGTTTGATTGACAGAAGGCAGCCATCTGCAGACAGGCAGCATTTTGTGGCATAGGAACTGTATAGTTTTGACTAAAAGAAAGCTCTTTCTACCTGATGTGGTGACTTGGGGGAGGTTTGAGCATTATAGGTCTTTCTTAAATCGTCTCCGAGTCAGGTCTTTCGAAGGTAATTACGGTTAACACGCTGTCTGCCTGACATCTTCCCTATTATTACTACCACAGGATTGATATGAACTGGTCTAAATTTCTAGACGttttgtactgtaggtgtgcCATTTTCTTTTACCCCATGTCTCAAGCTTCTGTCTTATTTGCCATTGCTGGAAATACACCATAATTCAGGCACCTATGCTGTATCTACTGAAGTGCAAATTGAAAACCTTTTTTCTCTGCACCAGTTCTCTAGGTCATGTAGCGAAAGGGTCATTACTCTAAAAGGAGCCTGTGACAGAAGGCAGTCGCAAATGATGCGCAGGACACATAATTTCTATAGCACAGTGCCGAAAGGAGGGAGAGCTTTGAAAAAGAAGGTGTAACACCTGCTGGATAAATGTATTCACATGTCCCTGCGAGATATCTAAAGACATCACACTGCACTCATTGACACTCTCTAACACAAAGATGCtaaaatgcttttctgttctgtcaTGAAAAATACTGCTCAGGGTACATCCATAAAGCTTCTGACGATATTTTACAAGTTAATATGACCTGCATTGGAAGAGATATCTGTAGGTAATACATAGCTGAGTCTATTACACATCAACGCAAGTTCTCATTTAAAGGTGAAAATCATCATTGCTGTCTGTCAGAGGTTTAGTCATTGATCTGTCCAACAGCTGTCTTTTCTAATAGTCCAGTCATTGTCTTGTCTTACACTCCATCCCTTAAAGAGCTGCTTCACAATGACTCAATGGCTTACTGTATTAGGTATTTCTTCAGATCAAACAGCATGCTCTCTTGCTGTGGTGGATAGGGTAATGCCACATGCTAAACATCTGTCGCTTGTAATGAAAGCCTCATTAATTATCTAGTAAATAATGTCCTGACTGTGGTTGCTATAACTTTGGTAATGCTTTTAATGAAAAAGGGTACAAACAGATTGTTCGGGCAAATGGACAGGGACAGAGTGACTTCCTTTGGCCAtgctgtttctatggaaacagaTCATAGGTGAAACTGAGCCCCATGCTAATGACACCTTTAAAGTGTCCTTTAATTTGGAAAGGATGCATACTAAGCTGTTCTATAATGGCAatagattttaatttttatgtCTCCATGCCTTCTACTCATGTGCAATAGAGTTTTATTTGCAATCACCATGCTTGATCCAAAGACCAAGGACATTGATCAGCACCTCCATGACACCTATAGTGATAGAGCAATTGAGCAAGAGCAGACATTGAGTTgagaacctggaggaagtgaaaatcaaaGGAGGGCTTCGACCAGACTGAATCACAGGCACAACCCAGAGTTATCTGAATGGTCATGGATGGCTAGCATACCAAGAGCGGATTAGAGTAAAGCCTGATGGAAGGAGAGGCATAAGCCGATCCAGGAGGATGTGTGAGCAGCGGTGTAGTAACTTAATGCCAGTGATATTGTACAGATGTTGCAGCAGGGTGTTTGGACCAGAGGGGTGCTAGCAATAGACTGTAAGATTTTGAGGCAGAACTTCTACAAGTAATAAGGTTTTAGAAGGTTTTATGTTCTTACCAACCCATTCAATATCTACAGTGGTGGTATGGCAGAAACATAAGAAGCTCACTGGTTAAATCAATGACTGTCTGTACAAGCTGCATCATGAAAAACTAGGCTTGTTTAGGCATGTAAAGAATCTCACACAATATCGCCAGAACCTCTGAATTTGCCAAGTGGCAATATATGTTCCACCtataataattcaattcaattcaattcaagtttatttgtatagcgctttttacaatagacattgtctcaaagcagctttacagaacataaacacagagcagaaggtaaacataattaatgataaaggaattaacaaataataaaagaaataagaattaacagaataaaaattctagattattattagttgtatatagttcacagtgtgtatgtatttatccccctatgagcaagtctgaggtgactcaggcagcagtggcaaggaaaaactcccttaaattggtaaaggaagaaaccttgagaggaaccggactcaagggggaacccatcctcatatgggtgacactggggtgtgattgtaatatacagtcagttaaatgttgtattggtgtaaggttcaaggacgtctgatctcctgagtaccacagagtctaactggagatgtctcaggattcttagagtcggcctcggctcagtggacgtccaaaggcttcgtcccacagaggacgttgggagctggtacagtgtctggatgcctcgggataggtacaaagagagaagcagtggaaagggattaacatatctgctgttcatagaatgtgtgctggtctgatgtactggtgcatgatattatgggatgtattatgtgtacgcctgactaaagagatgagtttttaatctacatttaaactgggaaagtgtgtctgagccccgaacactatcaggaagactattccaaagtttgggagctaaataagaaaacgctctaccacctttagtagacttagatattttgggaactaccagaagtcctgagttttgtaataataaaggaGAGATGTTTTCAGTTTTGCTGGTCACCACCCAACCTTTTAACTACTAAAGCATTTAAAGATATACGTAAGACCCATCATATGCAACATAGCCAAACAATGATCTAATTAAAACTACATTGTGAAGTATGGCCTCAagtgtgttagcatgtttgaTGCACAATGAAAttagacattttaaatgtcttacCTCCACACAAGAAGGAAAGTATTTCATGAAAAGCTTAATACATATAACTGAGACATTTTCTTCATTGATTATCATATGTAAATTTTAGTTTGAGGCATTAATAATGGAAttagaatttaaaagaaaatgcaattTGCCTGCTTCATTAGTGTCAAATGCCATGTTCTCTTGTCTATTATTGAAAATTCCAATAAATGTTACTAATATTGAAAGGTTTGATATTACATTACAATTATTTCCTTATGCACTTGTTAGATTTTGGAGACATTTTGAAAATATGAGAAAGTGTAATAAGCAGAAAGgcctatattaaaaaaaaacttctgacAGTAACATTTCTTCAAATTGAATAGTTTTTCAGTCTTTCATCTTTTTTCTAAACCTAAAAAATGAGTGGACTGATGATTTGGGCGGGTCCCTGAAGATATTTTattcaatctggcaaccctttTGGTGTATTTTACTCTCTGGATAAGGAGTTTAGATCAGTCCATCATccacctcacactgcacacCTGTAAGGGATAAGAGTCGCTGATAAGAGACAGGAAAGCAATAGTAATGTTTTGTGCTGCTTTGTCAAGGACAAATCTGGAGACTTTACTATGTAAGAGCACTCGAGTAACATGTTCAACAGGTTCTGTTTCCTATAAATAATTAAGCAAGGGcatcttttatttctatttttcttccgTAATTTCAAACTCATCATCACCAAGCCACTTGAACATCTGAATGCAGAAAGCCTGACAAACCCTGATTATATTTCATTGTAAGTGGTAAGTTTTAAATTGTGATTATCTCTCTTtagataatttaataattgatttgTACTCAGTTACTTCTCCTTTAATGTGTTGCAGGCTTTTGATTGCTTAAGCATGTCTTACAATAGCACTGCTAAAACAGAATATCTGAAATCAAGCACTGTGTCTAATGACAGCTGTAAAGCAGAAAACGTCTCTGTCGCTTCCTCTGTCATAACCATGACGGTGGGGATCGTATCCAATACTCTGGCTCTCTTCATCCTTCTCAAAGCTTACCAGCGACTCCGTAAGAAGTCCAACGCTTATTTCTTGCTCTTTGCAAGTGGACTGGTGATGACTGACTTCCTGGGACATCTTATAAATGGCTCTCTGGCTCTCTATGTGTATGCCTTGAACAAAGAATGGGAAAGCTTTGACCCCAATCAGGTTCTTTGTGGGGTTTTTGGCATTTGTATGTCTTTTTTTGGTCTGAGTCCCCTGCTGCTTGGAGGTATTATGGCTGTGGAGCGCTGCATTGGAGTGACTCACCCACTCTTTCACACGACAGTATTGACCTCCTATCACATACACAGGCTGTTGGCACTTAACTGGATCCTGGCCCTGCTCGTGGCCCTTCTACCAGTGTTAGTGTGGCGTCCATACCAGGTACAGGGCTCCCGAAGCTGGTGCTTCTATCGTTTGGTGGGGTTACATGACTGGCTGGATATGCTTCTCCCCATGATCTTCTCCATGTTGGGATTGCTGGCTCTGCTCATCTCACTcgtgtgtaacacagtgacaGGATTCACTCTTCTGTGGACCAAAATGCATTGTGAACTTGACTACCACTGCTCGCGCAGAAAATCTCTCCATTTTGAGATGATATGCCAGCTCCTTGCTATCATGATGGTATCATGTATATGTTGGGGTCCGTTTCTGGTAAGAACTTTTTTTCTATTAGTGCCATGGAAAAGCTCATCATACTGCAGATATTCACACATATTGCAGATcatatttgtaaataatgaTATAGTGAATATGTCTTAACATGTTGAACAAATGATAAATACACTTTGACTTGAAACACTTTTGACATCCAaaggaaaacatttattttgaaacaaaTGTTTCTCTATCTATAGATTAAATATTCTTGTCTTGCATGTTGTCTAATGTTTTTTCAGGTTACAATTTTTATCACAAGCTTTCAACAGAAAGGTGAAGATGCATGCAGCCACCTGTTGCTGACTGTGCATCTGGCCACTTGGAACCAGATTCTTGACCCGTGGGTGTACATACTTCTACGCAAGGCTGTTTTGAAGCGTCTTTGCCTGCTGGCACAGAGATTAACTGGCCCATGTCTTAAACATGAAGCAAAATTTAGGTGGAGGTTTAGCAGTATGGGGAGTTCTGTGAAGGCAAGCAGCTCTGTAAGCAGCAGACCAGACTTGGATGGTCCATTCCAGCCAGGCATTTACTTGGATGGTCCATTCCAGCCAGGCACTCACATCACAACCAGCAGGAATTATACGTGAGCTGGAGTGGAGGATACAGGTTTACCACAGATATATTGTAGTTAGAGAGAAAAGGCCTCTAAAAATGACATGGCACTCTGCAGAAAATTTCAAAGCTTTGAAAATCACAGGTGAACTGATGGGGTCTGGATGGAGgagaacagatttttaaaaaatgcatttaataataaattatttgaatacttatatatgaatttatatttattaatataagcTAGGCTATATAAAAATGCCCTGTCcggggtcaccacagcggatCCCATGGTCATACACTAGGCTATATAAtatgtattgttattattattattattattattattattattattattattattattattattattattattatattagtagtagtagtagtagaagtaataGGAGTAGTAATAGTAGATAGTAGTAGCAGGAGTAGTaatattagcagtagtagtaataatactaGCAAGGggtagtaatagtagcagtactagtagcagcagtagtagtaatagtagtagtaggagtagtaatagtagcaggAGTAGTAAtcgtagcagtagtagtaatagtagtagcaggagtagtaatagtagcagtagtagtgaTAGTAGAAGTAGTAATGTTAGAAGTAGTAATAGTATTCCTACATTTAGAAGAGAACCATCAGAAAgttacacacacaatttgtgtgattttatttttgtcctgtACGTCAAATATATGAAGGCTCtgtcaaaacaacaaaacatgtgAATATCACAATTTATTAAAGTACCACATTTTAAAAACTCATCATTTCACATCAAAAACTGTGAATTCTCTGATTATTCAAAGTGacattgaaaatattttactaagTAGAATTTTGTTGGGTGTTAatatttgtgttgttgtgttattaACGTATACAGCCTCTATAAATGTGTTAAACGGGTTTGTACACTGAAATATACATTaaattaaggggaaaaaaaggattcAACTGTCACCACAAAGGATGTTAAGtgtttttttcatgtgtttatGCTCGTTCTGTGAAGAAGAGATTTTGTGTGTCACTCCACCAGGGGCAGCAGCGCTATAACCCCTTTGTACGCACGAGCACGTATAATAAAAGTGACGTAATGGTGTCATCATTTCCGCCTTCTTCTTTGTCGCATGCTTTTCCGACCAGCTGTAGGTAAAaaggtttgtatttttttctacctGAAAACTGCACCATTTCAGGGCGTTTGAGTAGTCACTGTTAAATAATAAGCTTAACGttatgtgtttaatatttttctagGTACATGAAGTCTTTGAATGTGTTGACACTACGGAGTGTTTTCATCCTGAATGCACAGGCAGTTAGCCTTTAGCCAGTTGACTTAATAGCGACATAACGTTTGTTATCGACTTAAACGCCGTTGACTGCCTCgagtttattttacacacacacatatatattttttaagagtGAGCGATATAGCAACATTAATCCAGCCCAGATTCCAGCGAGCTAACAGTCGACCAAGCTCTATCAAGCCCCATCAGACATTTTCTTTTCGTTAATTCATCGTTCGTTAGCATCATCGCTAATAGCTTTGTTTGGATTATTACACAACTTTCTTCACCAAGCGGATTGTTTCggtgctgaaatctgattggctgagttTCGGTTTATATGTTAATACGGCACGTTTTAAACCAATAAAGCGTGACCGTAAATGTATTCATGTTGCACTGAATTAATTAGGAAACGGAA from Tachysurus fulvidraco isolate hzauxx_2018 chromosome 2, HZAU_PFXX_2.0, whole genome shotgun sequence encodes the following:
- the ptgfr gene encoding prostaglandin F2-alpha receptor, with translation MSYNSTAKTEYLKSSTVSNDSCKAENVSVASSVITMTVGIVSNTLALFILLKAYQRLRKKSNAYFLLFASGLVMTDFLGHLINGSLALYVYALNKEWESFDPNQVLCGVFGICMSFFGLSPLLLGGIMAVERCIGVTHPLFHTTVLTSYHIHRLLALNWILALLVALLPVLVWRPYQVQGSRSWCFYRLVGLHDWLDMLLPMIFSMLGLLALLISLVCNTVTGFTLLWTKMHCELDYHCSRRKSLHFEMICQLLAIMMVSCICWGPFLVRTFFLLVPWKSSSYCRYSHILQIIFVTIFITSFQQKGEDACSHLLLTVHLATWNQILDPWVYILLRKAVLKRLCLLAQRLTGPCLKHEAKFRWRFSSMGSSVKASSSVSSRPDLDGPFQPGIYLDGPFQPGTHITTSRNYT